In one Bradyrhizobium cosmicum genomic region, the following are encoded:
- a CDS encoding PAS domain-containing sensor histidine kinase, translating to MSGVIVSMRRTLLSCTSLVRNGMIGSALAALLPAAPAEAADLVDTLSVLLDFNRQELAVLTTALALLGFSVVAAILLMRTRVRTAKNEARLRARIGELQLQADRFGALLFAEPQVLISWPAGDDRAQISGDISMVLPRDSSPQRVLAFGTWLPPEPALQMDHAVDALRDRGDGFQITLTTAHGHTLEAIGRAIGGQAIVRIRELSGLRRELAETNLRYKALSDETEMLRGFAAAAPWPIWGKAENGALTFANPAYVRATEATSVGDAQERKLELLDSADRTAMDRGLKEAASFTSRLPIVIGGERRIYDVRAVNVGSGSVGVAIDASEANALSSALVRMAEAHRRTLDQLSSGVAVFDGQRRLAFYNDSYRRLWDLDRTFLDANPDDSSVLDQLRAARKLPEQPDFRAWKAKLHEAYRAVEAAKDTWYLPDGRALSVVTTPNPEGGVTYLFDDVTESLELARRFDGMIRVQRETLDSLAEGVAVFGSNGKAQLFNPAFVRMWKLSADAMRDEPHIQTVEGWCHQLFDDPAVWRQIREAVTSIESRADVPLKLERKDGSVLDGMIRPLHDGATMLTFQDITDTENVERALRERNEALEAADQMKVDFVHHVSYELRSPLTTIIGFAHFLSDPSTGPLTPKQAEYLDYVTKSTNALLALTNNILDLATIDAGAMKLELGPVDVSKTIELAAEGIQDRLATDRIRLKVEIAPDIGSFIGDEKRVVQVLYNLLANAVGFSPQDSTVGISARRTEHSVVFTVTDSGPGIPADMKDKVFNWFESRSQGSRHRGAGLGLSLVRSFVELHGGKVRVDSIVGRGTVVICDFPTDQAAHRDAAE from the coding sequence ATGTCAGGCGTGATCGTGTCGATGCGTCGGACGCTGCTGTCGTGCACATCACTCGTGCGCAACGGCATGATTGGAAGCGCTCTCGCGGCGCTGCTGCCGGCTGCGCCGGCCGAGGCTGCCGACCTCGTCGACACACTCTCGGTATTGCTGGACTTCAACCGGCAGGAACTCGCGGTGCTGACCACCGCGCTGGCCCTGCTCGGCTTCTCGGTCGTTGCCGCCATCCTGCTGATGCGCACGCGTGTGCGCACGGCGAAGAACGAGGCGCGGCTGCGCGCGCGGATCGGGGAACTGCAGCTGCAGGCCGACCGCTTCGGCGCCCTGCTGTTCGCCGAGCCGCAGGTCCTGATCTCCTGGCCGGCCGGCGACGACCGCGCGCAGATTTCCGGCGACATCTCCATGGTGTTGCCGCGCGACTCCTCGCCGCAGCGCGTGCTCGCATTCGGCACCTGGCTGCCGCCGGAACCGGCGCTCCAGATGGACCATGCGGTCGATGCACTGCGTGATCGCGGCGACGGATTCCAGATCACGCTGACGACCGCGCATGGGCACACGCTGGAGGCGATCGGCCGCGCCATCGGCGGCCAGGCCATTGTCAGGATTCGCGAACTTTCGGGCCTGCGCCGCGAACTGGCGGAAACCAATCTGCGCTACAAGGCGCTCTCCGACGAGACCGAGATGCTGCGCGGCTTCGCCGCCGCCGCGCCATGGCCGATCTGGGGCAAGGCGGAGAACGGCGCGCTCACTTTCGCCAATCCGGCCTATGTGCGCGCGACCGAGGCGACCAGCGTCGGCGACGCCCAGGAGCGCAAGCTCGAGCTGCTCGACAGTGCGGACCGCACCGCCATGGACCGCGGCCTGAAAGAGGCCGCCAGCTTCACCTCCCGGCTGCCGATCGTGATCGGCGGCGAGCGGCGCATCTACGACGTCCGCGCGGTCAATGTCGGCAGCGGCAGTGTCGGCGTCGCGATCGACGCCAGCGAGGCGAATGCGCTGAGCTCGGCCCTGGTGCGGATGGCGGAGGCGCATCGCCGCACGCTCGACCAGCTCTCCTCGGGCGTCGCCGTGTTCGACGGCCAGCGCCGGCTCGCCTTCTACAACGATTCCTACCGGCGGCTGTGGGACCTCGACCGCACCTTCCTCGACGCCAATCCTGACGATTCCAGCGTGCTCGACCAGCTCCGCGCCGCACGAAAACTGCCGGAGCAGCCCGACTTCCGCGCCTGGAAGGCGAAATTGCACGAGGCCTATCGTGCCGTAGAGGCCGCCAAGGACACCTGGTACCTGCCCGACGGCCGCGCGCTCTCCGTCGTCACCACGCCGAATCCGGAAGGCGGCGTCACCTATCTGTTCGACGACGTCACCGAGAGCCTCGAACTCGCCCGCCGCTTCGACGGCATGATCCGCGTCCAGCGCGAGACGCTGGACAGCCTCGCCGAGGGCGTCGCGGTGTTCGGCAGCAACGGCAAGGCCCAGCTGTTCAACCCGGCCTTCGTCCGGATGTGGAAGCTGTCCGCCGACGCCATGCGCGACGAGCCGCATATCCAGACCGTCGAAGGCTGGTGCCACCAGCTGTTCGACGACCCCGCGGTCTGGCGCCAGATCCGCGAGGCCGTCACCTCGATCGAGAGCCGCGCCGACGTGCCGCTGAAACTGGAGCGCAAGGACGGCAGCGTGCTCGACGGCATGATCCGCCCGCTGCATGACGGCGCCACCATGCTGACGTTCCAGGACATCACCGACACCGAGAATGTCGAGCGCGCGCTGCGTGAGCGCAACGAGGCGCTGGAGGCCGCCGACCAGATGAAGGTGGATTTCGTCCACCACGTCTCCTACGAGCTGCGCTCGCCGCTCACCACCATCATCGGCTTCGCGCACTTCCTCAGCGATCCCTCCACCGGGCCGCTGACGCCGAAGCAGGCCGAATATCTCGACTACGTCACCAAATCGACCAACGCGCTGCTGGCGCTGACCAACAACATCCTGGATCTCGCCACCATCGACGCCGGCGCCATGAAGCTGGAACTCGGCCCGGTCGACGTCAGCAAGACCATCGAGCTGGCCGCCGAGGGCATCCAGGACCGGCTCGCCACCGACCGCATCCGTCTCAAGGTCGAGATCGCGCCGGATATCGGCAGCTTCATCGGCGACGAGAAGCGCGTGGTGCAGGTGCTCTATAACCTCCTCGCCAACGCCGTCGGGTTTTCTCCACAGGATTCCACCGTCGGCATCAGCGCGCGTCGCACCGAGCATAGCGTGGTCTTCACCGTGACAGATTCCGGGCCTGGAATACCTGCCGACATGAAGGACAAGGTGTTCAACTGGTTCGAAAGCCGCTCGCAGGGGTCGCGTCACCGCGGTGCCGGGCTCGGCCTGTCGCTGGTGCGTTCCTTCGTTGAGCTGCATGGCGGCAAGGTGCGGGTGGATTCGATCGTCGGCCGCGGCACGGTCGTGATCTGCGACTTCCCGACCGACCAGGCGGCGCATCGCGACGCCGCCGAATGA
- the tsaE gene encoding tRNA (adenosine(37)-N6)-threonylcarbamoyltransferase complex ATPase subunit type 1 TsaE: MTASATFSVALPNETATAQLMADLALLVGPGDVITLTGDLGAGKTAAARSLIRYLAGDEELEVPSPTFTLVQGYELPPFPVMHADLYRIEDESELEEIGLSPLPDATLVLIEWPERAPSAMPGDRIDITLTHRPALGPNARAAEITGYGKSAAVVARLKALREFLDASGYMDATRKRMAGDASTRSYARLRRDDGVVILMNFPQRPDGAALYNGKSYSAAVHLAENITPFVAIDEGLRAQGISAPKIHHFDLDHGFLISEDFGTEGVIEGDPPRPIVERYEAATDVLALLHGKTLPEKLPLNGQAYDIPAFDIEALLIEIGLMPEWYLPDRNAPLSDEKRAEFFAMWRELLKKPLAAPKTWIIRDYHSPNLIWLADRTGIERVGVIDFQDTVLGPKSYDVVSLLQDARIDVPENIELTLLSRYIKARRADDASFDPAGFAELYAIMSAQRNTRLLGTFARLNRRDGKPHYLRHQPRIWTYLQRSLAHPALAHLRDWYLANVPPPRSGT; this comes from the coding sequence ATGACTGCGTCCGCCACATTCTCCGTCGCGCTTCCCAACGAGACGGCGACTGCGCAACTGATGGCCGACCTCGCGCTGCTGGTCGGTCCCGGCGATGTCATCACCCTCACCGGCGATCTCGGCGCCGGCAAGACTGCGGCCGCCCGCAGCCTGATCCGCTACCTCGCCGGCGACGAGGAACTGGAAGTGCCGAGCCCGACCTTCACCCTGGTGCAGGGCTACGAGCTGCCGCCATTTCCGGTGATGCATGCCGACCTCTATCGCATCGAGGACGAGAGCGAGCTCGAGGAGATCGGGCTGTCGCCGCTCCCCGATGCCACGCTGGTACTGATCGAATGGCCGGAGCGCGCGCCGTCGGCGATGCCCGGGGATCGCATCGACATCACGCTGACGCACCGGCCGGCGCTGGGCCCGAACGCACGCGCCGCCGAGATCACCGGTTACGGCAAGAGCGCTGCCGTCGTTGCGCGGCTAAAGGCGCTGCGGGAATTCCTGGACGCATCAGGGTACATGGATGCAACGCGCAAGCGCATGGCCGGCGACGCTTCGACACGCTCTTATGCCCGACTGCGGCGCGATGACGGCGTCGTCATCCTCATGAACTTTCCGCAGCGCCCGGACGGCGCCGCGCTCTACAACGGAAAATCCTACAGCGCCGCGGTGCATCTCGCCGAGAACATCACACCCTTTGTCGCGATCGACGAGGGCCTGCGCGCGCAAGGAATCTCGGCGCCCAAGATCCATCATTTCGATCTCGACCACGGCTTTCTGATCAGCGAGGATTTTGGCACCGAGGGTGTGATCGAAGGCGACCCGCCGCGTCCGATCGTAGAACGCTATGAAGCCGCGACGGATGTGCTCGCTTTGCTGCACGGCAAGACACTGCCGGAGAAGCTGCCGCTGAACGGGCAGGCCTACGACATTCCCGCCTTCGACATCGAAGCACTTTTGATCGAGATCGGATTGATGCCGGAATGGTATCTGCCCGATCGCAACGCGCCGCTGAGCGACGAGAAGCGCGCGGAGTTCTTTGCGATGTGGCGCGAGCTCTTGAAGAAGCCGCTGGCCGCACCGAAGACCTGGATCATCCGCGACTATCACTCGCCAAATCTGATCTGGCTTGCAGATCGTACCGGCATCGAACGCGTGGGCGTGATCGACTTCCAGGACACTGTGCTCGGGCCGAAATCCTACGACGTCGTCTCGCTGCTCCAAGACGCGCGTATCGACGTGCCCGAAAACATCGAGCTGACGCTGCTGTCGCGGTACATCAAGGCACGCCGCGCCGATGATGCGAGCTTCGATCCGGCCGGCTTCGCCGAACTCTACGCCATCATGTCGGCGCAGCGGAACACCCGCCTGCTCGGCACCTTTGCCCGGCTCAACCGCCGCGATGGCAAGCCGCATTATCTGCGCCACCAGCCGCGGATCTGGACCTATCTCCAGCGCTCGCTGGCGCATCCCGCGCTCGCCCATCTGCGCGACTGGTATCTCGCCAACGTCCCGCCGCCCCGGTCCGGAACCTGA
- a CDS encoding PilZ domain-containing protein, which produces MAVKTDQRGTSRVIFERGIPAQMMGIDGTWRRDCTMEDVSETGAKLTIDGSVEGLHLKEFFLLLSSTGLAYRRCELAWVNGDQIGVNFLKVGDKKKKARSTAAGA; this is translated from the coding sequence ATGGCGGTCAAGACGGACCAGCGCGGAACCAGCCGGGTTATCTTCGAACGTGGAATTCCGGCCCAGATGATGGGTATCGACGGCACCTGGCGGCGCGACTGCACCATGGAGGACGTCTCCGAGACCGGCGCCAAGCTGACGATCGACGGCTCCGTCGAAGGCCTGCATCTGAAGGAATTTTTTCTCCTGCTGTCGTCCACGGGGCTCGCGTACCGTCGCTGCGAACTGGCCTGGGTCAATGGCGACCAGATCGGCGTCAATTTTCTGAAGGTCGGCGACAAGAAGAAAAAGGCACGCTCCACAGCGGCCGGGGCGTGA
- a CDS encoding nucleotidyltransferase family protein, whose protein sequence is MSVKPTKAMVLAAGFGLRMRPLTEKMPKPLVPVAGQPLLDHVLDKLGEAGVTEAVVNVHYLPDQIINHVASRQHPRITISDERDQVLGTGGGVVKALPLLGDTPFFHVNSDTLWIDGVRSNLARLAENFDPARMDILLLMAPTATSIGYSGRGDYGMLPDGALRKRKEKEVVPFVYAGAAILSPSIFEGAPQGEFSLTKMFDRANEQDRLFGLRLDGVWMHVGTPDAVHAAEEAFLESVA, encoded by the coding sequence ATGTCCGTCAAACCGACCAAAGCCATGGTGCTCGCCGCGGGGTTCGGCCTGCGTATGCGTCCATTGACGGAGAAGATGCCGAAGCCGCTGGTGCCCGTGGCCGGCCAGCCGCTGCTCGACCATGTGCTCGACAAGCTCGGCGAGGCCGGCGTGACCGAGGCCGTCGTCAACGTGCACTACCTGCCGGACCAGATCATCAATCACGTCGCATCCCGCCAGCATCCACGCATCACCATCTCGGACGAGCGCGACCAGGTGCTCGGCACCGGCGGCGGCGTGGTCAAGGCATTGCCGCTGCTCGGCGACACGCCGTTCTTCCACGTCAATTCCGACACGCTGTGGATCGACGGCGTGCGCTCCAATCTGGCGCGGCTTGCGGAAAACTTCGACCCCGCGCGGATGGACATCCTGCTGCTGATGGCGCCGACCGCGACCAGCATCGGCTATAGCGGCCGCGGCGATTACGGCATGCTGCCCGACGGCGCCTTGCGCAAGCGCAAGGAGAAAGAGGTCGTCCCGTTCGTCTATGCGGGCGCGGCGATCCTGTCACCTTCGATCTTCGAAGGTGCGCCGCAGGGCGAATTCTCGCTGACGAAGATGTTCGACCGCGCGAACGAGCAGGACCGGCTGTTCGGCCTGCGCCTCGACGGCGTCTGGATGCATGTCGGCACGCCCGATGCGGTGCATGCGGCGGAAGAGGCGTTTCTGGAGAGCGTGGCGTAA
- the addB gene encoding double-strand break repair protein AddB, producing MRVFSVPLSVPFLRTVVTALLDGRLVDGFEARREPARLADATLYLPTRRAMRVVREIFLDEMKADAVVLPRIVALGDIDEDELAFTEEAEQFSGATPLDIPPRLGELERRLTLAQLVAAWAKGPVLSPLVVGGPASTLALAGDLARLIDDMVTRGVDWSALDGLVPDMLDRYWQHSLEFLRIARIAWPGHLAEINRIEPAARRDLLIAAEARRLTTHPHGPVIAAGSTGSMPATAKFLHAVASLPHGAVVLPGLDTDLDDDAWRTIGGVRDSLGKFVEHPASNHPQYALHALLDRFGIKRGDVEVLQPPADGGRDLLASESMRPSARTEVWYDRLKQPDVAAKIAGGMANLAVVEAPNPEMEALAIAIAMREARHLDKSAALVTPDRALARRVMAALTRWDLAFDDSGGDVLIETSAGVFARLAAEAATKGLEPPTLLAMLKHPLCRLGRAPGAWKAAIEGLELALLRGTRPPAGTAGLLREFNRFREELAKLERKEVSSLHHAEPRARLKAPDIERVQALIDILQKVLAPIESLASSKPYDFAELAHRHREILIELSRDEQGIPLAFEEREGLALASAFDDLLRGGTTSGLMVPLPEYPDVFQTAFGDRAVRRRDKPGARLQIYGPLESRLMQADRIIVGGLIEGVWPPAPRIDPWLSRPMRHQLGLDLPERRIGLSAHDFAQLLGGGEVILTHSAKAGGAPAVASRFLHRLEAVAGDEHWKAAIRAGEKYVKFAEALDQPDEVKPAKQPEPRPPRATRPMRMSVTEIEDWLRDPYTIYAKRILKLAALDPVDMPLSAADRGSAIHDALGEFTETYAAYLPADAARVLRAIGEKHFLPLMERPEARALWWPRFQRIARWFGEWETVRRAAIETITAETRGEISIPLDSERSFILSARADRIERRRGGGYAILDYKTGQPPTGKQVRMGLSPQLTLEAAILREGGFPDIDAGSSVSQLVYVRLSGNNPPGEERILELKFRQGDEPQPPDTAAAEARAKLEALIRAFDDENQPYTSLNLPMWTNRYGTYDDLARIKEWSAAGGLGIEEW from the coding sequence ATGCGCGTTTTCAGCGTTCCCCTCTCAGTTCCGTTCCTGCGCACGGTCGTCACGGCCCTGCTCGACGGCCGGCTGGTCGACGGGTTCGAGGCGCGCAGGGAGCCGGCACGGCTGGCCGATGCCACGCTGTACCTGCCAACGCGGCGCGCCATGCGCGTCGTTCGCGAGATATTCCTCGACGAGATGAAGGCCGATGCCGTGGTGCTGCCGCGCATCGTCGCGCTCGGCGACATCGACGAGGACGAGCTGGCTTTCACTGAGGAGGCCGAACAGTTCTCCGGCGCAACACCGCTCGACATTCCGCCGCGACTCGGCGAGCTCGAGCGACGGCTGACGCTGGCGCAGCTGGTCGCCGCCTGGGCCAAAGGCCCGGTGCTGTCGCCACTGGTGGTCGGCGGCCCCGCCTCGACGCTGGCGCTGGCCGGCGACCTCGCGCGCCTGATCGACGACATGGTCACGCGCGGCGTCGACTGGAGCGCGCTCGACGGCCTCGTGCCTGATATGCTCGACCGCTACTGGCAGCATTCGCTCGAATTTCTGCGCATCGCGCGCATCGCCTGGCCCGGCCACCTCGCCGAGATCAACCGGATCGAGCCTGCGGCGCGGCGCGATCTCCTGATCGCGGCGGAGGCCCGCCGGCTGACCACGCATCCCCACGGTCCCGTCATCGCGGCCGGGTCGACCGGCTCGATGCCGGCCACCGCAAAATTCCTGCATGCGGTCGCCTCGCTGCCGCACGGCGCCGTGGTGCTGCCGGGCCTCGACACCGATCTCGACGACGACGCCTGGCGGACCATCGGCGGCGTACGAGACTCCCTCGGAAAATTCGTCGAGCATCCGGCATCGAACCATCCGCAATATGCCCTGCACGCGCTGTTGGATCGTTTTGGCATCAAGCGCGGCGACGTCGAGGTCCTCCAGCCGCCCGCGGACGGCGGCCGCGATCTGCTGGCGTCGGAATCGATGCGGCCCTCCGCGAGGACGGAGGTCTGGTACGACCGGCTCAAGCAGCCTGATGTCGCCGCCAAGATCGCCGGCGGCATGGCAAATCTTGCCGTGGTGGAAGCCCCCAATCCTGAAATGGAAGCACTCGCGATCGCCATAGCGATGCGCGAGGCGCGGCATCTGGACAAATCGGCGGCGCTGGTGACGCCGGATCGCGCGCTGGCGCGGCGGGTGATGGCTGCGTTGACCCGATGGGATCTCGCCTTCGACGATTCCGGCGGCGACGTGCTGATCGAGACCTCCGCCGGCGTCTTCGCGCGCCTCGCGGCGGAGGCGGCGACCAAGGGCCTGGAGCCGCCGACGCTGCTGGCGATGCTGAAGCATCCGCTGTGCCGGCTCGGCCGCGCTCCCGGCGCGTGGAAGGCGGCGATCGAAGGGCTGGAGCTCGCGCTCCTGCGCGGGACGCGGCCGCCCGCGGGCACGGCCGGCCTGCTGCGGGAATTCAACCGCTTCCGCGAGGAGCTTGCGAAGCTGGAGCGCAAGGAGGTCTCTTCACTTCATCACGCCGAGCCGCGCGCGCGTCTCAAGGCGCCGGATATCGAGCGCGTCCAGGCGCTGATCGATATCCTGCAAAAGGTGCTGGCACCGATCGAGAGCCTGGCATCATCAAAACCGTATGACTTCGCCGAGCTCGCGCACCGCCATCGCGAGATCCTGATCGAGCTGTCACGCGACGAGCAGGGTATCCCGCTGGCCTTCGAGGAGCGCGAAGGTCTCGCGCTCGCCAGCGCCTTCGACGATCTCCTGCGCGGCGGCACGACCAGCGGCCTGATGGTGCCGCTGCCGGAATACCCCGATGTCTTCCAGACCGCGTTCGGCGACCGCGCCGTGCGGCGGCGCGACAAGCCCGGCGCGCGGCTGCAGATCTACGGACCGCTGGAATCGCGCCTGATGCAGGCCGACCGCATCATCGTCGGCGGACTGATCGAGGGCGTCTGGCCGCCGGCACCGCGCATCGATCCCTGGCTCAGCCGTCCGATGCGGCACCAGCTTGGTCTCGATCTGCCGGAGCGCCGCATCGGTCTCTCCGCGCACGACTTCGCGCAGCTGCTCGGCGGCGGCGAAGTCATTCTCACCCACTCCGCCAAGGCTGGCGGCGCGCCCGCGGTGGCCTCGCGCTTCCTGCACCGGCTTGAAGCTGTCGCAGGTGATGAGCACTGGAAAGCGGCGATTCGCGCCGGCGAAAAATACGTGAAATTCGCCGAAGCGCTCGACCAGCCCGACGAGGTCAAGCCGGCCAAGCAGCCCGAACCGCGGCCACCGCGCGCGACCCGGCCAATGAGAATGTCGGTGACCGAAATAGAAGACTGGTTGCGCGACCCCTACACGATCTACGCCAAGCGCATCCTGAAACTCGCCGCGCTCGATCCCGTCGACATGCCGCTGTCGGCTGCCGACCGCGGCTCGGCGATCCACGATGCGCTCGGCGAGTTCACGGAAACCTATGCCGCGTATCTGCCCGCCGATGCCGCTCGCGTGCTGCGCGCGATCGGCGAAAAGCATTTCTTGCCGCTGATGGAGCGGCCCGAGGCGCGCGCGCTATGGTGGCCCCGCTTCCAGCGCATCGCGCGCTGGTTCGGCGAATGGGAGACGGTGCGGCGCGCCGCGATCGAGACTATCACGGCGGAGACCCGCGGCGAGATCTCGATCCCGCTCGACAGCGAGCGCAGCTTCATTCTCTCCGCCCGCGCCGACCGCATCGAGCGGCGCCGGGGCGGAGGCTATGCCATCCTCGACTACAAGACCGGCCAGCCGCCGACCGGCAAGCAGGTCCGCATGGGCCTGTCACCGCAGCTCACGCTGGAAGCCGCCATCCTGCGCGAGGGCGGTTTTCCCGATATCGACGCCGGCTCCTCGGTGAGCCAGCTCGTCTATGTCCGCCTGAGCGGCAACAATCCGCCGGGCGAAGAACGCATCCTCGAACTGAAGTTCAGGCAAGGCGACGAGCCGCAGCCGCCGGATACGGCGGCTGCGGAGGCGAGGGCCAAGCTGGAGGCACTGATCCGCGCCTTCGACGACGAGAACCAGCCCTACACCTCGCTGAACCTGCCGATGTGGACCAACCGCTACGGCACCTATGACGATCTCGCCCGGATCAAGGAATGGTCCGCGGCCGGCGGCCTGGGGATCGAGGAATGGTGA